From Thalassotalea psychrophila:
ATATACCACAGCAAATGGCACAACACGCGAATTGGCAGAATCAGTCAACTTTAATGTCAAACCACTGTTTGATGAAACAGTACCTGGCGGCGTTTCACCGCAGCAGCGCACGGCCTCATTGCTAGAGGTTGAGAGCCTTAGGCGCAAAGTATCAATGGCAAGAGGACAAGTCGATGACTTAAAATCTAAGTTAGGGTCGTTCCGGATAGCCCTCGACCGTTCCTTTGCGCCTACTACTGAACTAGAAACAAGCTATGAAGAACTTCGACAAGCGGTGTTTGCCGCGCAAGAAGCTCTTAATGGAAAAACAGCAAGTAGTGGTATGGGGGCAACACCAGCGACAATTTCGAGTAGGTTATTTATGATTGAACTTGCCCGAGCAAACACATGGGGCCTTACAGCAACTCAAAAAGAACAGATGCTTATTGTGCAAGATGCGCTTAATGTATTGTTGCCAAGATTAAACAATCTACGGGAACAAACATTTCCTGCTTTCAAGCAATCTTTACTTGATGCCGGTGCGCCTTGGATGCCAGAAGGCTTAATGAAAGAAATGTCAGATGAGCCTGTTGAAATAGACTAATCGACATGTTCGAGTAGTGTGAATAAGAAAAATAATTAGAATGAGTACGCAAATGCTGTTTAGGAAGGTTACCACTGGGGTGCCTTCTTAATTGCCCTTCCTTTGATTATCATGATAGGTACGGGCGTTTTGTTAATGCTTAAAAAGGAAGTTGAATGGATTCAACCTTCCAGTCAAAAAGGCGTTGAGCAAAACATTTTACCGATGGCCTCTATGGGGGGGACGGCCGCATTAAACGTTGAGTAAGCAGGCTTCAAAAGGTCTGGTACTTTGCAGCCGGTTACGGCTATATTAAAACAGATCCTGAAACAAGTTATTGAAGTTGTTTTACTCTAGTCAAAGCACGCTACTTAATAATTTTGATGATCTGCTTAAATTCTTTACTTTCGGCATCACCAATAAGCTCAAATAGAGCCATTTCAGTGCTGCTGAGTGTTAGCCCTTTGCTTTGCATTTTTAACAACGCGATTTGTTTGTTTGATTGTGTTCTTGAAGAAACGGCATCAGAAATTATTTCTACCTCAAAATTTTGCTGATGCAAATCCATTGCCGTTTGGTATACACAAACATGTGATTCAATCCCTGCAACTAATACTTGTTTTCTATCAGTCTTTTTTAGAGCCGTCATAAATTCATCATTTTTAGCGGCACTGAAAGTCGTTTTACTAATTGGTGTTAGATTAGTAAGTAAACTGGATATTTGGACAATAGTTTCGCCAATAGCACTAGGTGTTTGCTCCACCCAAATTATAGGTACATTAAGTATCTGCAGACTTTTTATAAGCTTTTGCATGTTGCTAAATAACGCTTGTTTATCATGAACTAAGCCGGCAAGGTTACCTTGCACATCAACTAATACAAATACTGTATCTTCTTTATTTAGCATACAAATTTATTCTTATTATTTTTTATTGGGTATTTAATCTATTACTTTTTTGACAATTGTTCAAATTTTGCCAGTTGTTCAGCAGTTGCAGGAAGTTGATGTTTATCTTTCCATTCGCTGTAAGGCATGCCGTACACTTGTTCTCTAGCTGTATCAATATCTATTGTTTCACCTAGTTTTTCAGCCTCAGTAACAGTCCATTTTGAAAAGCAATTGCGACAAAACCCGGCAAGATTCATTAGTTCTATATTTTGCACATCTTTGCGTGAATCTAAATGGGCTAATAAACGGCGAAATACCGCGGCTTCAATTTGCGTTTGTTTATCTATTGACATAAATTTTATACTTCTATTAGTTAAATGGTTAATGATGCATGCAAGCTTTCAGTTCCTAGTTCCTATCACTATTAATGTCTAATTCTTCAGAATCGATCACTTCTTTTGGTGCATCTTCATCGATCACATCTGGTTTTTCATGACGGCGAATTTGTACAATCATTCCCATATAAGGATGATCAAAATAATGAATTTCACCGCTGATCACCCTGCGGTTTTGTTTAAACGGGACCAATGCCTCAATAACTTTTTCATTATTATTTTTAGATTTGGCAATGACATTAAACTGGCTATTTATATATAGATAGTGATCTAAATGTACATTAAAGAAGCCATCAATTTGCCAATTTTGTTGGTGTTGTTTGGTATTGTTTTCTGCTGTCGTTAAACTTTCAACATCGAATAATGGTTGTATTTGCTGATTTTTAATCTGTTCAGTTAAAACATCTATTTGAATATCGTTTTGTTCAATATCGTTGATAATTTGTGCTAAGTGCTTTGTAACAATATCTTGTTTTTCTGCATCACTTAATTGTAAGTTTTCATCAAGTTCAATCACTTCAGTATTTTTTACTTTAGTTAATGCTTGGTTTTCTCCGGCCAAAAGCCGAACTGCTTTGGCAGCACGTCTATCTAACACTGCCTGGCGCCAGCCCATGTGCAATACCGGTTTAAAATGTTTAGAGTTACTGAGTGATTTTTTTATATGAGTCAGTTTTAAGCTGTTTTTGTTAAGTAGATAAGGCACATTGGCATACAAATCTTCATTAGCTGAAATAGTTTTTGGTATTTGATAAAACTCTTTGTCGATAGCATTTTCAAAAATATTAACGTCATTTTTTTTACACGCTAATGAAAGGTTTGCTAACTTTTTCTCAACTTCAGCTAAAGTTGTTTTGTTTTTTGTTTGCTCTGTAGCTTGGAAGCCTTCTTGCTCGAGATTATCAATGCTGTTGTTAACCGCAATAGTTTTAGGCGTGTTACACACATCTAACTGTTGCTCAAAATTTACTATGTTTTGTAAATAGTTGTTGAGTAAAGAAACATTGTTAGACGCTTTATCATTATTCAAGGCAACTTGCTGTTTAAAGTCTTCTTTATAAGATGATTTGTCGATAAGTTGCTCTAATAAAATTACCTCTATTTCGAACCATCGCTCAGCAGGCTTTTCAGTAGCATCAGTGTTTTTTAACTCTTTTGCTGGTTGTGCTATTGCATTATGACCGACTAAGCTGAACAACATTGAACTTAGCAATGCCAACTTGGCCAGTTTTGTAAATTTATGCTTTGTGATGCTGCTGTTTGTTCTAACTGTTGTCATTGCATTGTTTACTTGCATATTGGTCATTATTCCTTAGGCAATACTTTTGTTTAAACTGTCTATCATCTTGCTGATTAAGGTAAAGCGCGCTTGATTGTCTTCTGTTTTGATCGCAAATTTTAGTTTATTAGCGCCATCCATTTTGTATATTGATGGTTGTTGTTGGATCAAGCCTATTATAAGCATAGGATCAATTTTAGTGTTGCTATTAAATTCTATCGAACCACCATTTATACCTGCATCGACTCTAGCGATACCAATATCTTCTGCGCTTAAACGAAGTTTCGCAATGAAAAAAATGTGTTTGGTAGCTTGTGGTAACAGTCCAAAACGATCAATTAACTCAATTTGAATTTCATCTAATTCATGATTGTCCTTACAACTGGCTATACGTTTATAAAACGATAAACGCATACTGACATCATAGATGTAATCATCTGGGATTAATGCAGGCACTCGCAACTCAATTTCAGTCTGCTTAGCGGTTAAATCTTCTAATGATGGCTGTTTGCCTTCTTTTAACGCCGCAACTGCTTGATCTAGCATCTCCATGTATAAGCTAAAGCCAATACTTGCCATTTGCCCTGATTGATCTTCACCTAAAAGTTCACCTGCGCCACGAATTTCTAAATCATGGGTCGCTAACGCAAAACCTGCGCCTAAATCTTCTAACTGTGAAATAGCATCCAGTCGCTTAGCAGCATCTTTAGTCATGCGTTTAGGATGTGGTGTTAGTAAATAAGCATAAGCCTGATGGTGCGATCGACCTACACGGCCGCGTAATTGATGTAATTGCGCCAAACCTAAATGATCGGCTCTATCCATTATTATGGTGTTTGCTGTTGGAATATCTATACCGGTTTCAATAATGGTAGTACACACTAAAACATTATATCGTTGGTGATAGAAATCACTCATGATGCGCTCTAATTCACGTTCTCGCATTTGACCATGGGCAACAATAATTTTAGCTTCTGGCAGCAAGTCTTGAAGTTCTTGCGCCGTTTTTTCAATAGTTTGTACATTATTATGCAAGAAGTAAACTTGACCACCACGTAAAACTTCACGTAAAACTGATTCTCTGATCAATGCACTTTCACGTTCACGTACAAAGGTTTTAACAGCTAACCGTTTTGCTGGAGGTGTAGCAATTATTGATAAATCGCGCATTCCACCCATGGCCATATTCAATGTTCTTGGAATAGGGGTAGCGGTAAGGGTTAAAATATCAACATTAGAACGTAGTTTTTTAATTTTTTCTTTTTGTTTAACCCCAAAGCGGTGCTCTTCATCAACAATAAGTAAGCCTAAATCTTTAAACTTAATATCATCAGACAATAACTTATGAGTACCGATCAAAATGTCAATTTGGCCGGTAGCGATATTGGCAATAACTTCTTTTTGCTGTTTCGCGGTTTTAAAGCGAGAAAGTACTTCAATATTTACTGGCCAGTTAACAAACCTGTCTTTAAAGTTTTCATAATGTTGCTGAGCAAGTAAGGTTGTTGGTACTAATATAACAACTTGTTTTGAATCATTTGCAGCAATAAATGCTGCGCGCATAGCTACTTCTGTTTTACCAAAACCAACATCACCACAAACCAATCGATCCATGGTTTTGTGATCCAGCATGTCGGCAATAACATTGGTAATTGCATTTTGTTGATCTAATGTTTCTTCAAAGCCAAAGCTTTCGGCAAAACTTATATAATCTTCTTTATTTCGTTTAAAAGCATAACCATGACTTTGTGCTCGTTTAGCATAAATATCGAGTAAATCGGCGGCCACATCTTTAATTTTTTCAGCGGCTTTTTTCTTCGCTTTTGACCAAGAGTCTGTACCCAGCCTATGGATAGGGGTAGTGTCACTGTTGGAGCCCGAATAGCGAGAAATTAAATGTAATGAGGCAACAGGCACATAAAGTTTGGCATCATTAGCGTAACTGAGCATTAAAAACTCAGTGTTAATCCCCTGGTTTTCAAAAGTCTGTAAGCCTTGATAGCGACCGATACCGTGTTCGATATGCACTACAGGTTGATTTATTGACAGTTCAGTGAGGTTTTTAAATATCGCTTCGCTGTTGGTTTCTTGTTTTTTAGTTCTACGCCTTGCTTGCTTTACTCTGTCGGTGAATAAATCATCTTCAGTAATAATTGCAAAGTTTAGAGCTGCCTTGCTGTCTGCCTGAGAAACAATAAAACCGTGATTTAACGCATTAACTGTAATTGCAATTTGCAGCTCAGATGAAATAAAACTGCTTATATCATCAACGTTTTTAGGAGCTATTTTTTCACGGGAAAGTAATTCTAACAGTGTTTCTCTTCGGCCTTGGCTTTCGGCAACAAATAGTACTTGCTGGTTGTGTTCAGCAGCATCTTCTAAAAACTGACAAACCGCTTGCAAAGGCTTTTTAAGCTGATGATTAACAGCCACCTCTGGTAAAGCAGCTGTTGCATAATTAACATTACCCGCTTTGTCATTAAGCTTAATTGCTTGGCTTTCTTTATCCGCTACTTTTATATTAACTCGGTCGTGATGCTTTAACGTTGAAAACAATTGTTCTCGAGTCAAAAATAACTTTTCTGGTGGCAGTAAAGGCCTTAATGGATCGTAGCGTCTGTCTTCATAACGGTATTGCGCATCTAAATTGAATTGCTCAAGGTTTTTATCGATGTCACCATGAATTAATACTTGCGTATTTAGTGGTAAATAATCAAACAAGGTTTCAGTTTGCTCAAAAAATAGCGGTAAATAATATTCGATACCAGCGGGTAAAATATTTTTACTGACCTGATGATATACAGAGTCTTTATCGTTGTTTGCTTTTAAAATTTCACGGTATTGGTTTCTAAATAATTCTATTGCCGCTTTATCTGTTGGGAACTCATGAGCAGGTAATAACTCAATACTGGCAATGGTGTCTTTTGAGCGTTGATCTTCAACATCAAAGGTGCGAATACTGTCGATTTCATCATCGAAAAAATCTAACCGATATGGCGTGTTATTGCCCATTGGATATAGATCTAAAATAGCACCTCGGGCACTAAATTCGCCATGTTCAAGCACTTGTTCTACTGCTCGATAACCACTTGCTTCAAGCTCTGCACGCATTTTATGAAGATCTTTTTTATCTCCAGTTTTAATTAGTAAGCTGTTTGCCTCAATATATTGTTTAGGCGCTATGCGGTGTACTAATGTGTGGGCCGGAACAATGACAATGCCTTTGTTCATTCGTGATAAGCGATAAAGGGTTTGCAGCCTTTGCGAGATAATATCTTGATGTGGCGAAAAGCTATCGTATGGCAGAGTCTCCCAATCAGGGAATAAGCATATATCTAAATCTTGATCATTAATGCTGAGTAATTCATGTTCAAGTTTAAGCGCTGTTGCGGTATCTTCGGTAACTAATAACGTAAGACTTTTGGAGTTAGCCGCAGCAAAGTAAATTGCAATACTGGCACTTGAACCATGCAAGTTAGCCCACTGCTTTTTGTCTTTTAAATTGGCATCAACTTTACTTAAAGCTAATAAAGGCGAAAATATACTACTGGTTTGGCTCATTGTTTAGATATCGTTGTTGTTGGCTTGAATTACAAATACTGATTAACATCAGTTAGCGATTGATTTTAGACGTTTATACAGCCATTGTCATACTAAATTACATATTATTATCGTGTTCTACTTGTACTAAACTGTGCAAGCTTTTATCATTTACAGACATCTTCAAAAAAAATTATAAATATAAATGTTTCAACCGGTTAGTCTTTTTATCGGATACCGCTACAGTCGCAGTCAAAACCGTTCTGGTTTTGTATCTTTTATCACCTTTTTTTCTATCGCCGGTATTTTATTAGGCGTGGCAGCGTTGATCTCTGTAGCTTCAGTAATGAATGGCTTTGAAGGGCAATTAAAACAACGTATTTTAGGGTTAGTACCTCATGTAGTTGTACAGGCCAAACAGCAAAGTATTAATGATTGGCACGAACTTATTACAAAGCTTGAAGCACAGCCATTGGTAAAAGGCGCAACGCCTTATTTAGAAAGTGAATCATTTATTCAATCGCCAAGTAAATTACAAGGCGT
This genomic window contains:
- a CDS encoding isochorismatase family protein; amino-acid sequence: MLNKEDTVFVLVDVQGNLAGLVHDKQALFSNMQKLIKSLQILNVPIIWVEQTPSAIGETIVQISSLLTNLTPISKTTFSAAKNDEFMTALKKTDRKQVLVAGIESHVCVYQTAMDLHQQNFEVEIISDAVSSRTQSNKQIALLKMQSKGLTLSSTEMALFELIGDAESKEFKQIIKIIK
- a CDS encoding DUF1244 domain-containing protein, which gives rise to MSIDKQTQIEAAVFRRLLAHLDSRKDVQNIELMNLAGFCRNCFSKWTVTEAEKLGETIDIDTAREQVYGMPYSEWKDKHQLPATAEQLAKFEQLSKK
- a CDS encoding CsiV family protein, which translates into the protein MQVNNAMTTVRTNSSITKHKFTKLAKLALLSSMLFSLVGHNAIAQPAKELKNTDATEKPAERWFEIEVILLEQLIDKSSYKEDFKQQVALNNDKASNNVSLLNNYLQNIVNFEQQLDVCNTPKTIAVNNSIDNLEQEGFQATEQTKNKTTLAEVEKKLANLSLACKKNDVNIFENAIDKEFYQIPKTISANEDLYANVPYLLNKNSLKLTHIKKSLSNSKHFKPVLHMGWRQAVLDRRAAKAVRLLAGENQALTKVKNTEVIELDENLQLSDAEKQDIVTKHLAQIINDIEQNDIQIDVLTEQIKNQQIQPLFDVESLTTAENNTKQHQQNWQIDGFFNVHLDHYLYINSQFNVIAKSKNNNEKVIEALVPFKQNRRVISGEIHYFDHPYMGMIVQIRRHEKPDVIDEDAPKEVIDSEELDINSDRN
- the mfd gene encoding transcription-repair coupling factor; this translates as MSQTSSIFSPLLALSKVDANLKDKKQWANLHGSSASIAIYFAAANSKSLTLLVTEDTATALKLEHELLSINDQDLDICLFPDWETLPYDSFSPHQDIISQRLQTLYRLSRMNKGIVIVPAHTLVHRIAPKQYIEANSLLIKTGDKKDLHKMRAELEASGYRAVEQVLEHGEFSARGAILDLYPMGNNTPYRLDFFDDEIDSIRTFDVEDQRSKDTIASIELLPAHEFPTDKAAIELFRNQYREILKANNDKDSVYHQVSKNILPAGIEYYLPLFFEQTETLFDYLPLNTQVLIHGDIDKNLEQFNLDAQYRYEDRRYDPLRPLLPPEKLFLTREQLFSTLKHHDRVNIKVADKESQAIKLNDKAGNVNYATAALPEVAVNHQLKKPLQAVCQFLEDAAEHNQQVLFVAESQGRRETLLELLSREKIAPKNVDDISSFISSELQIAITVNALNHGFIVSQADSKAALNFAIITEDDLFTDRVKQARRRTKKQETNSEAIFKNLTELSINQPVVHIEHGIGRYQGLQTFENQGINTEFLMLSYANDAKLYVPVASLHLISRYSGSNSDTTPIHRLGTDSWSKAKKKAAEKIKDVAADLLDIYAKRAQSHGYAFKRNKEDYISFAESFGFEETLDQQNAITNVIADMLDHKTMDRLVCGDVGFGKTEVAMRAAFIAANDSKQVVILVPTTLLAQQHYENFKDRFVNWPVNIEVLSRFKTAKQQKEVIANIATGQIDILIGTHKLLSDDIKFKDLGLLIVDEEHRFGVKQKEKIKKLRSNVDILTLTATPIPRTLNMAMGGMRDLSIIATPPAKRLAVKTFVRERESALIRESVLREVLRGGQVYFLHNNVQTIEKTAQELQDLLPEAKIIVAHGQMRERELERIMSDFYHQRYNVLVCTTIIETGIDIPTANTIIMDRADHLGLAQLHQLRGRVGRSHHQAYAYLLTPHPKRMTKDAAKRLDAISQLEDLGAGFALATHDLEIRGAGELLGEDQSGQMASIGFSLYMEMLDQAVAALKEGKQPSLEDLTAKQTEIELRVPALIPDDYIYDVSMRLSFYKRIASCKDNHELDEIQIELIDRFGLLPQATKHIFFIAKLRLSAEDIGIARVDAGINGGSIEFNSNTKIDPMLIIGLIQQQPSIYKMDGANKLKFAIKTEDNQARFTLISKMIDSLNKSIA